A genomic segment from Dethiobacter alkaliphilus AHT 1 encodes:
- the dat gene encoding D-amino-acid transaminase, giving the protein MTNAFVNGKYMAAEDACLNIEDRGTLFGDGVYEFFKVHNGKVLMTQEHLDRLRYSASELELTVPYSDEKIGAIIDKLIDTNGLQYGGIYLQLTRGAAHRIHQFPDDCTPNFFIVAREMPPVPQSLYEEGMAVLLLPDERWKRCDIKSLNLLANILAKQKAIKAGVDDAILYSERGITESTSSSVLTVIDGVLTTTPLGPWILPGITRQAVLELALKDNIPVAERFISKEELTAADEVIITNTRSDVTPVTTVDGQPVGNGKPGKITRRLMDLFADLLK; this is encoded by the coding sequence GTGACAAACGCTTTTGTAAATGGAAAATACATGGCCGCTGAAGATGCATGTCTGAATATTGAAGATCGCGGCACATTGTTTGGTGACGGGGTTTATGAGTTTTTTAAGGTACATAACGGCAAAGTGCTTATGACGCAGGAGCATTTGGATCGACTGCGCTATAGTGCGTCGGAACTGGAATTGACGGTTCCGTACTCCGATGAAAAGATAGGGGCAATAATTGATAAGTTAATAGATACCAATGGGCTGCAGTACGGCGGGATTTACCTGCAGCTGACCCGGGGGGCTGCACACCGCATCCACCAGTTTCCTGATGACTGCACCCCAAACTTTTTTATTGTGGCGCGGGAAATGCCTCCGGTTCCCCAGTCGTTATATGAAGAGGGTATGGCGGTACTGCTTTTGCCCGACGAGCGCTGGAAGCGCTGCGACATTAAGTCCCTAAATCTCCTGGCCAATATTCTGGCCAAACAGAAAGCCATTAAAGCCGGTGTGGATGACGCCATTCTCTACAGTGAACGGGGTATTACCGAATCCACCAGCAGCAGCGTTCTCACAGTTATTGACGGTGTGCTCACCACCACACCCCTTGGACCGTGGATTCTACCGGGAATAACCCGCCAGGCTGTTTTAGAGCTTGCACTAAAGGATAACATTCCGGTGGCGGAGAGGTTTATCTCCAAAGAAGAATTAACAGCGGCGGATGAAGTGATCATCACCAATACCCGCTCCGATGTAACACCGGTAACCACAGTTGACGGCCAGCCGGTGGGCAACGGGAAACCGGGTAAGATTACCCGGCGCTTAATGGACCTGTTTGCAGACTTATTAAAATAA
- a CDS encoding IclR family transcriptional regulator, translating into MEQVGVDKSQADGNIVQSVERALTLLEILADEGAPMAITDIAEKVNLKISTVHRLLGTLIYKGYVEKEPETAKYKLSLKLMSIGQSSVYPLDLRSKARPYLEELVKRCNETANLSILDGGEVVYIDQVESTNIVIVKMFSTIGSRRQAHCTGSGKVMLAHLPANELEKTLATMELKRYTNETITDVEILRKELERVRKQGYALDMGEREREMRCVAAPVRKHDGEVIAAISVSGPSSRITSYYLNNELIEIVQDVAEKLSMSLSWDGKTL; encoded by the coding sequence ATGGAACAAGTGGGTGTAGATAAGAGTCAGGCGGATGGAAATATAGTTCAATCGGTGGAGCGGGCTCTCACCCTGCTGGAAATCCTGGCAGATGAGGGAGCGCCCATGGCCATTACCGATATTGCAGAAAAAGTAAACCTAAAAATAAGCACGGTGCATCGCTTGTTAGGAACGCTGATTTATAAAGGGTATGTGGAAAAAGAGCCGGAAACGGCCAAATATAAACTGAGCCTGAAACTGATGAGTATCGGTCAGTCATCAGTGTATCCATTGGACTTGCGCTCCAAGGCGCGTCCTTATCTGGAAGAGTTGGTTAAGCGCTGCAACGAAACGGCTAACCTTAGTATTCTCGACGGTGGTGAAGTGGTCTATATTGACCAGGTGGAGTCCACCAATATTGTTATTGTAAAAATGTTTTCCACCATCGGCAGTCGCCGGCAGGCTCACTGCACCGGATCCGGCAAAGTAATGCTGGCACACCTTCCCGCCAATGAGCTGGAAAAAACACTGGCAACCATGGAGTTGAAACGGTACACCAACGAAACCATCACCGATGTGGAAATACTAAGAAAAGAACTGGAGAGGGTTCGCAAGCAGGGTTATGCCCTGGACATGGGGGAGCGTGAACGGGAAATGCGCTGTGTTGCCGCTCCCGTCAGAAAGCATGACGGAGAAGTTATTGCCGCCATAAGTGTTTCCGGGCCCAGCAGCAGAATCACCTCCTATTACCTAAACAACGAACTAATTGAAATTGTACAGGATGTGGCAGAAAAACTTTCCATGTCTTTAAGTTGGGACGGCAAAACGCTCTAA
- a CDS encoding DUF4236 domain-containing protein, with protein MGIRFRRSVRIAKGVRLNVSKSGVGISGGVKGARIGVGPRGAYRSLGIPGTGIYAFDYIGKKKQKSAGARPKQAVATVQKAPVPSEFSLPKYPAAILVLSLILLFLFPPLGVLGLIIYIITWVNLKKTPEYQGFQLVAAAEAALKKGLPQEAAQNYKAALELKPAAGSLYQRIADLYYDAEDFSQAVTAYHKYLQHNPNDHSVKPRYAIALAAEKRPEEAITVLQGLPSEMKEHVQIITMLGTFFLDAGQPETALNVLRQGPTRKRKLDDDLLLFFYTLGMAYKENGDDKRAAAQWQKVSAVDMNYLDVKEQLSVLDKL; from the coding sequence ATGGGAATTCGTTTTCGCAGAAGTGTGAGGATTGCCAAAGGTGTCAGGCTTAATGTAAGCAAAAGCGGTGTAGGAATCAGCGGCGGTGTAAAGGGAGCCAGAATCGGTGTGGGTCCCAGAGGCGCTTATCGTTCCCTGGGTATTCCCGGCACCGGCATCTATGCCTTTGATTATATCGGTAAAAAGAAGCAGAAAAGTGCCGGGGCCAGACCGAAGCAAGCGGTGGCAACTGTGCAAAAGGCGCCGGTGCCAAGCGAGTTTTCCCTGCCCAAATACCCGGCAGCCATTCTCGTTTTATCCTTAATACTATTGTTTTTGTTCCCGCCGCTGGGAGTTCTGGGGCTAATTATTTATATTATAACCTGGGTAAATTTAAAGAAAACGCCGGAATACCAGGGTTTTCAGCTGGTGGCCGCTGCTGAGGCGGCCCTGAAAAAAGGCCTGCCCCAGGAGGCGGCTCAGAATTATAAAGCGGCCCTGGAGCTAAAACCTGCCGCCGGTAGCCTGTATCAGCGAATTGCCGATCTTTATTATGATGCCGAAGATTTCTCCCAGGCTGTCACGGCCTACCATAAATATCTGCAGCATAACCCAAACGACCATTCAGTTAAGCCCCGGTATGCCATAGCGCTGGCCGCAGAAAAGAGGCCTGAGGAGGCCATTACCGTTCTACAGGGGTTGCCGTCGGAAATGAAAGAGCATGTGCAAATTATTACCATGCTGGGCACCTTTTTTCTGGATGCGGGGCAGCCGGAAACGGCTCTCAATGTATTGCGGCAGGGACCTACCCGTAAAAGGAAGTTGGATGATGATTTACTCCTGTTTTTCTACACCCTGGGGATGGCCTATAAGGAAAATGGCGATGATAAAAGAGCAGCCGCCCAGTGGCAGAAAGTTTCTGCCGTTGATATGAACTATTTGGATGTGAAAGAGCAGCTGTCGGTGCTGGATAAACTCTAA